Proteins encoded by one window of Dioscorea cayenensis subsp. rotundata cultivar TDr96_F1 chromosome 20, TDr96_F1_v2_PseudoChromosome.rev07_lg8_w22 25.fasta, whole genome shotgun sequence:
- the LOC120251925 gene encoding plant cysteine oxidase 2-like produces the protein MRVDGQLVEKPYKSSSKKIRRRQKKAGSMQSAVQRLYDVCKDVFADGGAGVVPPPEDVERIRSVLDSLTPADVGLSPNLPFFKKTEYKGPPAVRYLHLYDCPRFSIGIFCLPPTSCIPLHNHPGMTVFSKLLFGSMHIKSYDWVDVPENFNQPLKSGHFQPPGMRLAKLHRDAVFTTPCETSILYPLAGGNMHRFTAVTSCAVLDVLGPPYSDAEGRPCMYYNDFPYASFSGDTDSVPGNGDEYAWLEEKAKPDEFFVLGAKYTGPKIIER, from the exons atgAGGGTCGACGGGCAGCTGGTTGAGAAGCCTTATAAATCCTCGTCTAAGAAGATTAGGCGGCGGCAGAAGAAGGCGGGATCCATGCAGAGTGCTGTTCAGAGGCTTTATGATGTTTGCAAGGATGTTTTCGCTGATGGCGGCGCCGGTGTTGTGCCGCCACCTGAGGATGTTGAGCGGATTCGATCCGTTCTTG ATAGTTTGACTCCGGCGGATGTGGGGCTTTCGCCGAACTTGCCCTTTTTCAAGAAAACTGAATACAAAGGGCCTCCTGCCGTGCGATATCTTCACCTTTACGACTGCCCCAGATTCTCG ATTGGCATTTTTTGTTTACCTCCAACTAGTTGCATCCCTCTCCATAATCATCCAGGAATGACTGTTTTCAGCAAACTTTTATTCGGTTCGATGCACATAAAGTCCTACGACTGGGTAGATGTTCCTGAAAACTTTAATCAGCCATTAAAATCTGGACATT TTCAACCACCGGGGATGCGGTTGGCTAAACTTCACCGGGATGCTGTTTTTACTACACCCTGCGAGACCTCCATTTTGTATCCATTGGCAGGAGGCAACATGCATCGTTTTACTGCAGTGACCTCCTGTGCTGTTCTTGATGTGCTCGGGCCACCTTATTCCGATGCGGAAGGAAGGCCCTGTATGTACTACAATGATTTCCCGTATGCGAGTTTTTCTG GAGACACTGATTCTGTGCCCGGGAACGGTGACGAGTATGCATGGCTTGAAGAAAAGGCTAAACCCGATGAATTCTTTGTACTTGGAGCAAAGTACACCGGACCGAAAATCATTGAGCGCTGA